One window from the genome of Arcobacter sp. CECT 8986 encodes:
- a CDS encoding cobyric acid synthase — MNKIKNISIFGTSSDAGKSTLTFVIGKILQEQGYKVAAFKAQNVSNNSKVCDDGSEIAIAQYFQSEVLGVKTSYHLNPVLLKSGRGSSASLIVEGKVVTNKDVREYYRDLDLLKPAVKRCYEYLDERYDCIVSEGAGSPVELNLMDKDLSNIFIADYYNTKIVLVADIEKGGVFASIYGCYNLLPKKLRDNVIGVIINKFRGDKTLFDEGVRIIEKDFKIPVLGVLDYTPFNLGFEDSASLQNFIQKKQNIKIKIGVIAYPTMSNYNDIEPLIADQEVFVEFVSSNIALDKFALLILPGSKLVIKDLKWLKDTGLFENIKNFEKDIFVICGGYEMMFNTLNDKYALENETSIIEEGFALIDDEVVFEKNKILKKSSYKLFGFDIDGFEIHHGVSKKYPLEYEAGQLKGTFVHGIFDNDDFRTDYFKSICNEYKGFNFKSYKESKVDEFVNKMKSQLDVKRILSSVL; from the coding sequence TTGAATAAAATAAAAAATATATCAATCTTTGGTACAAGTAGTGATGCAGGAAAATCAACATTAACTTTTGTAATAGGAAAAATTCTTCAAGAACAAGGGTATAAAGTAGCTGCTTTTAAAGCTCAAAATGTATCAAATAATTCAAAAGTTTGTGATGATGGAAGTGAAATAGCAATTGCTCAATATTTTCAAAGTGAAGTTTTAGGAGTGAAGACTTCTTATCATCTAAATCCAGTACTTTTAAAATCTGGTCGTGGAAGTAGTGCTTCTTTAATAGTTGAAGGTAAAGTAGTAACAAATAAAGATGTAAGGGAATATTATAGGGATTTAGACCTTTTAAAACCAGCTGTAAAAAGATGTTATGAATATTTAGATGAAAGGTATGATTGTATTGTAAGTGAAGGTGCTGGAAGCCCTGTTGAGCTTAATTTAATGGATAAAGATTTATCAAATATATTTATTGCAGATTATTATAATACCAAAATTGTTTTAGTAGCTGATATTGAAAAAGGTGGAGTTTTTGCATCAATTTATGGCTGTTACAATTTATTGCCCAAGAAGTTAAGAGATAATGTAATTGGTGTGATTATAAATAAATTTAGAGGTGATAAAACTCTATTTGATGAAGGTGTTAGAATAATTGAAAAAGATTTCAAAATACCAGTTTTGGGAGTTTTGGATTATACACCTTTTAATTTAGGATTTGAAGATAGTGCAAGTTTACAAAACTTTATTCAAAAGAAACAAAATATAAAAATAAAAATAGGTGTGATTGCATATCCAACTATGAGTAATTATAATGATATTGAGCCATTAATTGCAGACCAAGAAGTTTTTGTTGAGTTTGTAAGTTCAAATATAGCACTTGATAAGTTTGCTTTATTGATACTTCCTGGTTCTAAACTTGTAATAAAAGATTTGAAGTGGTTAAAAGATACTGGACTTTTTGAAAATATAAAAAATTTTGAAAAAGATATATTTGTTATTTGTGGTGGATATGAGATGATGTTCAATACGTTAAATGATAAGTATGCTTTAGAAAATGAGACTTCAATAATAGAAGAGGGCTTTGCTTTAATTGATGATGAGGTTGTATTTGAAAAAAACAAAATATTAAAAAAGAGTAGTTATAAACTATTTGGATTTGATATTGATGGATTTGAAATACACCATGGAGTTTCAAAAAAGTATCCTTTGGAGTATGAAGCTGGGCAGTTAAAAGGAACATTTGTTCATGGTATTTTTGATAATGATGATTTTAGAACAGATTATTTTAAATCAATTTGCAATGAATATAAAGGATTTAATTTCAAGTCATATAAAGAGAGTAAAGTTGATGAATTTGTAAATAAAATGAAATCTCAACTTGATGTAAAAAGGATATTAAGTAGTGTTTTATAG
- the cbiB gene encoding adenosylcobinamide-phosphate synthase CbiB: MFYSVAIIAFLLDKFFGEFEKLNINHPIIYIGNVIKFFEKRFYKDSIFQGLLLTLFTLSVVFIVVYCISFIESVIVQGFLASFTLSSKMLYDCVLDVLKSKDIEEKREKISMLVSRDTKSMSNSDINKASIETYAENLSDGVIAPLFYLICFGLIGAYLYKAINTLDSMVGYRNEKYEKFGKVSARLDDIANYIPSRITALLIAILFKSKKALKEFYVYGKKHESLNAGLPIASMALAIKVKLGGPTSYFGKIKQKPYFGQGNEKIEDCDVYKALGMKTSLDIFIIALLGVLYVIY; encoded by the coding sequence GTGTTTTATAGTGTTGCTATAATAGCTTTTTTATTAGATAAATTTTTTGGAGAGTTTGAAAAGCTAAATATAAATCATCCTATTATTTATATTGGAAATGTGATTAAATTCTTTGAAAAGAGATTTTATAAAGACTCTATTTTTCAAGGTTTATTATTAACTTTATTTACTTTGAGTGTAGTATTTATTGTTGTTTATTGTATTAGTTTTATTGAAAGCGTGATTGTTCAAGGATTTTTAGCCTCATTTACACTATCTTCAAAGATGTTATATGATTGTGTGTTAGATGTACTAAAAAGTAAAGATATAGAAGAAAAAAGAGAAAAAATATCTATGCTTGTAAGTAGAGATACAAAGAGTATGTCAAACAGTGATATAAATAAAGCGAGTATTGAAACATATGCAGAAAACTTAAGTGATGGAGTAATTGCTCCATTATTTTATTTAATCTGTTTTGGTCTAATTGGAGCATATTTATATAAAGCTATTAATACTTTAGATTCTATGGTTGGATATAGAAATGAAAAGTATGAGAAATTTGGAAAAGTAAGTGCAAGATTGGATGATATTGCTAATTATATACCAAGTAGAATAACTGCACTTTTAATTGCGATACTTTTTAAAAGTAAAAAAGCTTTAAAAGAGTTTTATGTATATGGTAAAAAACATGAGAGTTTAAATGCTGGTTTGCCAATAGCTTCAATGGCACTAGCAATTAAAGTTAAACTAGGTGGGCCAACTTCATATTTTGGAAAAATAAAACAAAAACCATATTTTGGTCAAGGAAATGAAAAAATAGAAGATTGTGATGTTTATAAAGCATTAGGTATGAAAACATCGCTTGATATATTTATAATAGCTTTATTAGGAGTATTGTATGTCATATATTGA
- a CDS encoding ArsS family sensor histidine kinase: protein MIKHISISTFINTIFSIAVIAIIITFGLFINLDKQRHQIVQKNRYEMIADNFLTVFDKNPTKTQLNQLYKQFKVKVIKDRQKKLKILTLGEELVMRRTYLGTYRIYLYNSEYYLYAQQFGYNLMLEDLHSNRYNIAIIILLLVLSLSTLLFLYIILKRKLFPLKYLDREITKFSKGDLNICIKTDSNDEIGEIAKNFNTAIALIKNQTESKKLFMRNMMHELKTPITKAMFIAETLEDEQSKQMLQKAFKRMDDIIKELATVERITSKTSVLCKEPTSFFNIYQKTLEIMMIDSSNLSSKINDFHFEVDSSLFSVALKNLLDNGIKFSPDKKVTLLANAKRIDVISTGKKLKNNLDYYTEPFSQEEKRADGFGLGLYIVKTIVHMHGYKLKYSHKDNRNYFSIILVSHFS from the coding sequence ATGATAAAACATATCTCAATTTCTACTTTTATTAATACTATTTTTTCTATTGCAGTAATTGCAATTATTATTACATTTGGTCTATTTATAAATCTTGATAAACAAAGACATCAAATAGTACAAAAAAATAGATATGAGATGATTGCTGATAATTTTTTAACAGTATTTGACAAAAATCCAACAAAAACACAACTAAACCAACTTTATAAACAATTTAAAGTTAAAGTTATAAAAGATAGACAAAAAAAACTAAAAATACTAACTTTAGGTGAAGAGTTAGTAATGAGAAGAACATATTTAGGTACATATAGAATATATTTATATAATTCTGAGTATTATTTATATGCTCAACAATTTGGTTATAATCTTATGTTAGAGGATTTGCACTCTAATAGATATAATATTGCTATTATTATCTTATTATTAGTTCTATCATTATCAACTTTACTATTTTTATACATAATTTTAAAAAGAAAACTATTTCCACTAAAATATTTAGATAGAGAAATCACAAAATTTTCAAAAGGTGATTTAAATATATGCATAAAAACTGATTCAAATGATGAAATAGGTGAGATTGCAAAAAACTTTAATACTGCTATTGCACTTATAAAAAATCAAACAGAATCAAAAAAACTATTTATGCGAAATATGATGCATGAATTAAAAACACCTATTACAAAAGCTATGTTTATTGCTGAAACATTAGAAGATGAACAAAGCAAACAGATGCTTCAAAAAGCTTTTAAAAGAATGGATGATATTATTAAAGAGCTTGCAACTGTTGAAAGAATCACATCAAAAACTTCAGTACTTTGCAAAGAACCAACTTCGTTTTTTAATATTTATCAAAAAACTTTAGAAATAATGATGATTGATAGCTCTAATTTATCATCAAAAATCAATGATTTTCATTTTGAAGTTGATAGCAGTCTATTTAGTGTAGCTTTAAAAAATCTACTTGATAATGGTATAAAATTTTCTCCAGATAAGAAAGTAACTCTATTAGCAAATGCAAAAAGAATTGATGTTATATCAACTGGAAAAAAACTAAAAAACAATCTAGATTATTACACAGAACCTTTTTCACAAGAAGAGAAAAGAGCAGATGGGTTTGGGCTTGGATTATACATAGTAAAAACTATTGTACATATGCATGGATATAAATTAAAATATTCACATAAAGATAATAGAAACTATTTTTCAATTATCCTTGTTTCACATTTTTCATAA